In Vulpes lagopus strain Blue_001 chromosome 1, ASM1834538v1, whole genome shotgun sequence, a genomic segment contains:
- the FILIP1L gene encoding filamin A-interacting protein 1-like isoform X3, protein MDLALLEAQYGFVTPKKVLEALQRDAFQAKSAPWQEDIYEKPMNELDKVMEKHKESHRRILEQLLMAEKSHRQTILELEEEKRKHKEYMEKSDEFISLLEQECERLKRLIDQETKSQEKKEQEKEKRVTALKEELTKLKSFALMVVDEQQRLTAQLALQRQKIQDLTTSAKETHAKLALAETRVQEEEQKATRLEKELQTQTTKFHQNQETIMAKLTNEDSQNRQLRQKLAALSRQIDELEETNRSLRKAEEELQDIKEKINKGDYGNCGIMAEVEELRKRVLEMEGKDEELIKMEEQCRDLNKRLEKETSQSKDFKLEVEKLNKRIMALDKLEDAFNKSKQECYSLKCNLEKERMTTKQLSQELESLKVRIKELEAIESRLEKTEFTLKEDLTKLKTLTVMLVDERKTMSEKLKQTEDKLQAASSQLQMEQNKVTTVTEKLIEETKRALKSKTDVEEKMYSVTKERDDLKNKLKAEEEKGNDLLSKVNMLKNRLQSLEAIEKDFLKNKLNQDSSKSTTALHHENNKIKELSQEVERLRLKLKDMKAIEDDLMKTEDEYETLERRYANERDKAQFLSEELEHVKMELDKYKLAEKTESSHEQWLFKRLQEEEAKSGHLSREVDALKEKIHEYMATEDLICHLQGDHSVLQKKLNQQENRNRDLGREIENLTKELERYRHFSKSLRPSLNGRIISDPQVFSKEVQTEVVDNEPPDYKSLIPLERAVINGQLYEETEDQDEDPNDEESVLSFKCNSSTPCPVNRKLWIPWMKSKESHPQNGKIQTKPNGNFMQPGDLVLSHTPGQPLHIKVTPDHVQNTATLEITSPTTESPHSYTSTAVIPNCGTPKQRITILQNASITPVKSKTSAEGLMNLEQSMSPITMATFARAQTPESCGSITPERTMSPIQVLAMTGSAGSPEQGRSPEPIEISAKHAIFRVSPDRQSSWQFQRSNSNSSSVITTEDNKIHIHLGSPYMQAVASPVRPASPSAPPQDNRTQGLTNGALNKTTNKVTSSITITPTATPLPRQSQITIKEVCKQRIPTRIPKPKSTGNTKLSPKAPLGPMDKSSHYTGCGKLHIIRTVTSNTFVHMGGKR, encoded by the exons attaaaaaggCTGATTGACCAAGAAACCAAGTCccaggagaagaaagaacaagaaaaggaaaagagggtcACCGCCCTGAAAGAGGAGCTGACCAAACTAAAGTCTTTTGCTTTGATGGTGGTGGATGAACAACAAAGGCTGACAGCACAGCTTGCCCTTCAAAGACAGAAAATCCAAGACCTAACCACAAGTGCGAAGGAAACACATGCTAAACTAGCCCTTGCTGAAACCAGAGTTCAGGAAGAAGAGCAGAAGGCAACCAGACTAGAGAAAGAACTGCAAACACAAACCACAAAGTTTCACCAGAACCAAGAAACAATTATGGCAAAGCTCACCAATGAGGACAGCCAAAATCGCCAGCTTCGACAAAAGCTGGCAGCACTCAGCCGGCAAATTGATGAGTTAGAAGAGACAAACAGGTCTTTACGAAAAGCAGAAGAGGAGCTgcaagatataaaagaaaaaatcaacaaggGAGACTATGGAAACTGTGGAATCATGGCTGAGGTGGAGGAGCTCAGGAAACGGGTactagaaatggaagggaaggaTGAAGAACTCATAAAAATGGAGGAACAGTGCAGAGATCTCAATAAGAGACTCGAAAAGGAAACATCACAGAGTAAAGACTTCAAACTCGAGGTTGAAAAACTCAATAAAAGGATTATGGCTCTGGACAAATTAGAAGATGCCTTCAACAAGAGCAAACAAGAATGTTACTCTCTGAAAtgcaatttagaaaaagaaaggatgaccACAAAGCAGTTGTCTCAAGAACTGGAAAGTTTAAAAGTCAGGATCAAAGAGCTAGAAGCCATTGAAAGTCGGCTGGAAAAGACAGAATTCACCCTAAAAGAGGACTTAACTAAACTGAAAACATTAACTGTGATGCTGGTAgatgaaaggaaaacaatgagtgaaaaattaaagcaaactGAAGATAAGTTACAAGCTGCTTCTTCTCAGCTTCAAATGGAGCAAAATAAAGTGACAACAGTTACAGAGAAGttaattgaagaaacaaaaagggCACTGAAGTCCAAGACTGATGTGGAAGAAAAAATGTACAGTGTCACCAAGGAGAGAGATGATCTAAAGAACAAACtgaaagcagaagaagagaaaggaaatgatctCTTGTCCAAAGTTAATATGTTGAAAAACAGGCTTCAATCATTGGAAGCAATTGAGAAAGATttcctaaaaaacaaattaaatcaaGATTCTAGTAAGTCCACAACAGCATTACACCATGAAAACAATAAGATTAAAGAGCTCTCCCAAGAAGTGGAAAGACTGAGACTGAAGTTAAAGGATATGAAAGCCATTGAGGATGACCTTATGAAAACAGAAGATGAGTATGAGACTCTAGAACGAAGGTATGCTAATGAGCGAGATAAAGCTCAATTTTTATCTGAAGAGCTGGAACATGTTAAAATGGAACTTGATAAGTACAAGTTAGCAGAAAAGACAGAGTCCAGCCATGAACAATGGCTTTTCAAAAGGCTTCAAGAAGAAGAAGCTAAATCAGGGCACCTCTCAAGAGAAGTGGACGCACTGAAAGAGAAAATTCATGAATACATGGCAACTGAGGACCTGATATGTCATCTCCAGGGAGATCATTCAGTTCTGCAAAAGAAACtcaatcaacaagaaaacaggaACAGAGATTTAGGAAGAGAGATTGAAAACCTCACTAAAGAGTTAGAGAGGTACCGGCATTTTAGTAAGAGCCTCCGGCCTAGTCTCAATGGAAGAATCATCTCTGACCCTCAAGTATTTTCTAAAGAAGTTCAGACAGAAGTAGTAGACAATGAGCCACCCGATTACAAGAGTCTCATTCCTCTGGAACGAGCAGTCATCAATGGTCAGTTGTATGAGGAGACTGAGGACCAGGATGAAGACCCTAATGACGAGGAATCGGTGCTGTCCTTCAAATGCAATTCATCTACTCCCTGTCCTGTTAACAGGAAACTATGGATTCCTTGGATGAAATCTAAGGAGAGCCATCCtcagaatggaaaaatacaaactaaGCCCAATGGAAACTTCATGCAGCCTGGAGATCTAGTTCTAAGCCACACACCTGGGCAGCCACTTCATATAAAAGTTACTCCAGACCATGTCCAAAACACAGCAACTCTTGAAATCACAAGTCCGACCACAGAGAGTCCTCACTCTTACACAAGTACTGCAGTGATACCAAACTGTGGTACCCCAAAGCAAAGGATAACCATCCTCCAAAATGCTTCCATAACACCGGTGAAATCCAAAACCTCTGCTGAAGGCCTCATGAATTTAGAGCAAAGCATGTCCCCAATCACCATGGCAACCTTTGCCAGAGCACAGACCCCAGAGTCTTGTGGTTCTATAACTCCAGAAAGGACAATGTCACCTATTCAGGTTTTGGCTATGACTGGTTCAGCAGGCTCTCCTGAGCAGGGACGTTCCCCAGAGCCGATAGAAATCAGTGCCAAGCATGCGATTTTCAGAGTCTCCCCTGACCGACAGTCATCATGGCAGTTTCAACGTTCAAACAGCAATAGTTCAAGTGTGATAACTACTGAGGATAATAAAATCCACATTCACTTAGGAAGTCCTTACATGCAAGCTGTAGCCAGCCCCGTGAGACCTGCCAGCCCTTCAGCACCACCACAGGATAACCGAACTCAAGGCTTAACTAATGGGGCACTAAACAAAACCACCAATAAAGTCACCAGCAGTATTACTATCACACCAACAGCCACACCTCTTCCTCGACAATCACAAATTACA ATCAAGGAGGTATGCAAGCAGAGAATACCAACACGGATCCCTAAACCAAAATCTACAGGCAACACTAAGCTTTCCCCTAAAGCTCCCCTGGGGCCTATGGATAAATCCAGTCACTACACTGGGTGTGGGAAGCTACACATCATAAGGACTGTCACCTCTAACACTTTTGTCCACATGGGAGGGAAAAGGTAA
- the FILIP1L gene encoding filamin A-interacting protein 1-like isoform X4 produces the protein MVVDEQQRLTAQLALQRQKIQDLTTSAKETHAKLALAETRVQEEEQKATRLEKELQTQTTKFHQNQETIMAKLTNEDSQNRQLRQKLAALSRQIDELEETNRSLRKAEEELQDIKEKINKGDYGNCGIMAEVEELRKRVLEMEGKDEELIKMEEQCRDLNKRLEKETSQSKDFKLEVEKLNKRIMALDKLEDAFNKSKQECYSLKCNLEKERMTTKQLSQELESLKVRIKELEAIESRLEKTEFTLKEDLTKLKTLTVMLVDERKTMSEKLKQTEDKLQAASSQLQMEQNKVTTVTEKLIEETKRALKSKTDVEEKMYSVTKERDDLKNKLKAEEEKGNDLLSKVNMLKNRLQSLEAIEKDFLKNKLNQDSSKSTTALHHENNKIKELSQEVERLRLKLKDMKAIEDDLMKTEDEYETLERRYANERDKAQFLSEELEHVKMELDKYKLAEKTESSHEQWLFKRLQEEEAKSGHLSREVDALKEKIHEYMATEDLICHLQGDHSVLQKKLNQQENRNRDLGREIENLTKELERYRHFSKSLRPSLNGRIISDPQVFSKEVQTEVVDNEPPDYKSLIPLERAVINGQLYEETEDQDEDPNDEESVLSFKCNSSTPCPVNRKLWIPWMKSKESHPQNGKIQTKPNGNFMQPGDLVLSHTPGQPLHIKVTPDHVQNTATLEITSPTTESPHSYTSTAVIPNCGTPKQRITILQNASITPVKSKTSAEGLMNLEQSMSPITMATFARAQTPESCGSITPERTMSPIQVLAMTGSAGSPEQGRSPEPIEISAKHAIFRVSPDRQSSWQFQRSNSNSSSVITTEDNKIHIHLGSPYMQAVASPVRPASPSAPPQDNRTQGLTNGALNKTTNKVTSSITITPTATPLPRQSQITIKEVCKQRIPTRIPKPKSTGNTKLSPKAPLGPMDKSSHYTGCGKLHIIRTVTSNTFVHMGGKR, from the exons ATGGTGGTGGATGAACAACAAAGGCTGACAGCACAGCTTGCCCTTCAAAGACAGAAAATCCAAGACCTAACCACAAGTGCGAAGGAAACACATGCTAAACTAGCCCTTGCTGAAACCAGAGTTCAGGAAGAAGAGCAGAAGGCAACCAGACTAGAGAAAGAACTGCAAACACAAACCACAAAGTTTCACCAGAACCAAGAAACAATTATGGCAAAGCTCACCAATGAGGACAGCCAAAATCGCCAGCTTCGACAAAAGCTGGCAGCACTCAGCCGGCAAATTGATGAGTTAGAAGAGACAAACAGGTCTTTACGAAAAGCAGAAGAGGAGCTgcaagatataaaagaaaaaatcaacaaggGAGACTATGGAAACTGTGGAATCATGGCTGAGGTGGAGGAGCTCAGGAAACGGGTactagaaatggaagggaaggaTGAAGAACTCATAAAAATGGAGGAACAGTGCAGAGATCTCAATAAGAGACTCGAAAAGGAAACATCACAGAGTAAAGACTTCAAACTCGAGGTTGAAAAACTCAATAAAAGGATTATGGCTCTGGACAAATTAGAAGATGCCTTCAACAAGAGCAAACAAGAATGTTACTCTCTGAAAtgcaatttagaaaaagaaaggatgaccACAAAGCAGTTGTCTCAAGAACTGGAAAGTTTAAAAGTCAGGATCAAAGAGCTAGAAGCCATTGAAAGTCGGCTGGAAAAGACAGAATTCACCCTAAAAGAGGACTTAACTAAACTGAAAACATTAACTGTGATGCTGGTAgatgaaaggaaaacaatgagtgaaaaattaaagcaaactGAAGATAAGTTACAAGCTGCTTCTTCTCAGCTTCAAATGGAGCAAAATAAAGTGACAACAGTTACAGAGAAGttaattgaagaaacaaaaagggCACTGAAGTCCAAGACTGATGTGGAAGAAAAAATGTACAGTGTCACCAAGGAGAGAGATGATCTAAAGAACAAACtgaaagcagaagaagagaaaggaaatgatctCTTGTCCAAAGTTAATATGTTGAAAAACAGGCTTCAATCATTGGAAGCAATTGAGAAAGATttcctaaaaaacaaattaaatcaaGATTCTAGTAAGTCCACAACAGCATTACACCATGAAAACAATAAGATTAAAGAGCTCTCCCAAGAAGTGGAAAGACTGAGACTGAAGTTAAAGGATATGAAAGCCATTGAGGATGACCTTATGAAAACAGAAGATGAGTATGAGACTCTAGAACGAAGGTATGCTAATGAGCGAGATAAAGCTCAATTTTTATCTGAAGAGCTGGAACATGTTAAAATGGAACTTGATAAGTACAAGTTAGCAGAAAAGACAGAGTCCAGCCATGAACAATGGCTTTTCAAAAGGCTTCAAGAAGAAGAAGCTAAATCAGGGCACCTCTCAAGAGAAGTGGACGCACTGAAAGAGAAAATTCATGAATACATGGCAACTGAGGACCTGATATGTCATCTCCAGGGAGATCATTCAGTTCTGCAAAAGAAACtcaatcaacaagaaaacaggaACAGAGATTTAGGAAGAGAGATTGAAAACCTCACTAAAGAGTTAGAGAGGTACCGGCATTTTAGTAAGAGCCTCCGGCCTAGTCTCAATGGAAGAATCATCTCTGACCCTCAAGTATTTTCTAAAGAAGTTCAGACAGAAGTAGTAGACAATGAGCCACCCGATTACAAGAGTCTCATTCCTCTGGAACGAGCAGTCATCAATGGTCAGTTGTATGAGGAGACTGAGGACCAGGATGAAGACCCTAATGACGAGGAATCGGTGCTGTCCTTCAAATGCAATTCATCTACTCCCTGTCCTGTTAACAGGAAACTATGGATTCCTTGGATGAAATCTAAGGAGAGCCATCCtcagaatggaaaaatacaaactaaGCCCAATGGAAACTTCATGCAGCCTGGAGATCTAGTTCTAAGCCACACACCTGGGCAGCCACTTCATATAAAAGTTACTCCAGACCATGTCCAAAACACAGCAACTCTTGAAATCACAAGTCCGACCACAGAGAGTCCTCACTCTTACACAAGTACTGCAGTGATACCAAACTGTGGTACCCCAAAGCAAAGGATAACCATCCTCCAAAATGCTTCCATAACACCGGTGAAATCCAAAACCTCTGCTGAAGGCCTCATGAATTTAGAGCAAAGCATGTCCCCAATCACCATGGCAACCTTTGCCAGAGCACAGACCCCAGAGTCTTGTGGTTCTATAACTCCAGAAAGGACAATGTCACCTATTCAGGTTTTGGCTATGACTGGTTCAGCAGGCTCTCCTGAGCAGGGACGTTCCCCAGAGCCGATAGAAATCAGTGCCAAGCATGCGATTTTCAGAGTCTCCCCTGACCGACAGTCATCATGGCAGTTTCAACGTTCAAACAGCAATAGTTCAAGTGTGATAACTACTGAGGATAATAAAATCCACATTCACTTAGGAAGTCCTTACATGCAAGCTGTAGCCAGCCCCGTGAGACCTGCCAGCCCTTCAGCACCACCACAGGATAACCGAACTCAAGGCTTAACTAATGGGGCACTAAACAAAACCACCAATAAAGTCACCAGCAGTATTACTATCACACCAACAGCCACACCTCTTCCTCGACAATCACAAATTACA ATCAAGGAGGTATGCAAGCAGAGAATACCAACACGGATCCCTAAACCAAAATCTACAGGCAACACTAAGCTTTCCCCTAAAGCTCCCCTGGGGCCTATGGATAAATCCAGTCACTACACTGGGTGTGGGAAGCTACACATCATAAGGACTGTCACCTCTAACACTTTTGTCCACATGGGAGGGAAAAGGTAA